One genomic segment of Actinomycetota bacterium includes these proteins:
- a CDS encoding DUF3105 domain-containing protein codes for MPNRPNDARRPTKAERKEQARLEREAIQRQMAARKRNRTIGLSLVVLAAVGAIVAVVVLQPSSGSDAALPAPADLLDQAGGEAQTAACDEVTTTDFYDGFDQTSPDYADQAHIEGDERFPELPPLDTYPSTPPASGPHVGASTLPAGVYSAPPDLGPLLHSLEHGGTVVWYDPDAPANALQPIVDFYDQNDPVGQDRVIVAPYDYEGAGGQLPEGVQMALVGWRRLRSCAAPSLPVAFDFTSQYSYPTTQDREYAGEAPERGAAM; via the coding sequence GTGCCCAACCGACCGAACGACGCCCGCAGGCCGACGAAGGCCGAGCGGAAGGAGCAGGCCCGACTCGAGCGTGAGGCGATCCAGCGGCAGATGGCCGCGAGGAAGCGCAACCGGACGATCGGGCTGTCACTCGTCGTCCTGGCGGCGGTGGGGGCGATCGTGGCCGTCGTCGTGCTTCAGCCTTCCAGCGGCTCCGACGCCGCGCTGCCCGCGCCCGCCGACCTGCTCGACCAGGCCGGCGGCGAAGCCCAGACGGCCGCATGCGACGAGGTCACGACGACCGACTTCTACGACGGGTTCGACCAGACCTCCCCCGACTACGCCGATCAGGCGCACATCGAGGGCGATGAGCGGTTCCCCGAGCTTCCGCCGCTCGACACGTACCCGAGCACGCCGCCGGCCTCGGGGCCGCACGTGGGAGCCTCGACGCTGCCGGCAGGCGTGTACTCGGCGCCGCCCGACCTGGGACCGCTGCTGCACTCGCTCGAACACGGGGGCACCGTGGTCTGGTACGACCCTGACGCGCCGGCGAATGCCCTGCAGCCGATCGTCGACTTCTACGATCAGAACGACCCAGTCGGCCAGGACCGCGTGATCGTGGCGCCGTACGACTACGAAGGGGCCGGCGGGCAGCTGCCCGAGGGCGTGCAGATGGCGCTCGTGGGATGGCGACGCCTCCGCTCGTGCGCCGCGCCGAGCCTGCCGGTGGCGTTCGACTTCACGAGCCAGTACTCCTACCCCACCACCCAAGATCGCGAGTACGCCGGTGAGGCCCCCGAGCGCGGGGCGGCGATGTAG
- a CDS encoding coenzyme F420-0:L-glutamate ligase, whose translation MTSTSRPPVLVVPVQGVPEVRPGDDLAAVLDAPLRAAGARAGDVVVVTSKVVSKAEGRIVRGVGRADAVITETSRVVARRGDLVIAETAHGFVCANAGVDASNVDAGSLALLPEDPDASARRLRSQLSARLELGDVAVVVTDTFGRAWRTGVVNVAIGCDGLPAIVDLRGRADDRGRTLEATEIALADEVAAASGLVIAKDSRIPVAIVRGVDRLGGKDGSALDLVRPAEEDLFRASPMQALHDRRTSDAFGPGDVPRTSVEEAIAAACAARLSHDPGPLRFTVLISGAARRGFRAAMAACRSAPAGGPDELAAAHALVRDDEILAAAPVLIVPWLRLDGTDASPNAGGPDADLMTPLLSGGAVIQSLLLALSAQGLAGGWVGSPLSCPELARNALGVDRGWLPLGAVAGGPTPTHPDPRARHTIDPGEVTDWR comes from the coding sequence GTGACGTCCACGTCACGGCCGCCGGTGCTCGTGGTTCCGGTCCAGGGCGTGCCCGAGGTGCGACCGGGAGACGACCTCGCGGCGGTGCTCGACGCGCCGCTCAGGGCGGCGGGCGCACGAGCGGGCGACGTCGTCGTCGTCACCTCGAAGGTCGTCTCGAAGGCCGAGGGCCGCATCGTGCGCGGTGTCGGTCGAGCCGACGCGGTGATCACCGAGACGAGCCGCGTCGTCGCCCGACGCGGCGACCTGGTGATCGCCGAGACCGCGCACGGCTTCGTCTGCGCGAACGCCGGCGTCGATGCCTCGAACGTGGACGCCGGCTCGCTCGCGCTGCTGCCCGAGGACCCCGACGCGAGCGCGCGCCGATTGCGGTCACAGCTGTCGGCCCGGCTCGAACTGGGCGACGTCGCCGTCGTCGTGACCGACACGTTCGGCCGCGCGTGGCGCACGGGCGTGGTGAACGTGGCGATCGGATGCGACGGGCTGCCGGCGATCGTGGACCTACGCGGACGCGCGGACGACCGAGGGCGCACGCTCGAGGCGACCGAGATCGCGCTCGCGGACGAAGTGGCCGCGGCGAGCGGTCTCGTGATCGCGAAGGATTCGCGGATCCCCGTCGCGATCGTGCGAGGGGTCGACCGCCTCGGTGGGAAGGACGGGTCGGCGCTCGACCTCGTGCGTCCCGCCGAGGAGGACCTGTTCCGTGCCTCGCCGATGCAGGCGCTGCACGACCGTCGTACGAGCGACGCGTTCGGCCCCGGCGACGTGCCGCGCACATCGGTGGAGGAGGCGATCGCCGCCGCGTGCGCGGCCCGGCTCTCCCACGACCCGGGACCGTTGCGCTTCACCGTCCTGATCTCGGGGGCAGCCAGACGCGGCTTCCGCGCGGCGATGGCGGCGTGCCGATCAGCGCCGGCCGGCGGCCCCGACGAGCTGGCGGCGGCGCACGCACTCGTGCGGGACGACGAGATCCTTGCCGCCGCCCCGGTGCTGATCGTGCCATGGCTGCGGCTCGACGGGACGGACGCGTCTCCGAACGCCGGGGGGCCCGACGCCGACCTGATGACGCCCCTCCTGTCGGGGGGCGCGGTGATCCAGAGCCTGTTGCTCGCCCTTTCGGCCCAGGGTCTGGCGGGCGGTTGGGTCGGCTCCCCGCTCTCCTGCCCCGAGCTCGCCCGCAACGCGCTCGGCGTGGACCGGGGATGGCTGCCCCTCGGCGCCGTCGCCGGCGGGCCGACGCCCACCCATCCCGACCCTCGCGCCCGGCACACGATCGATCCCGGCGAGGTCACCGACTGGCGGTGA
- the cofD gene encoding 2-phospho-L-lactate transferase: MKVAALAGGIGAGRFLRGMARVVPGDDLTVILNVADDIVVHGLHVSPDPDSVTYWLGDAFDRERGWGRRDESFRATDELRAFGAPDAWFNLGDLDLAAHVLRSSMLRQGATMSQVVARVAERFGVGARLLPVTDDRVETRIDAVDARTGERLDLHFQEYWVQRRAADAVKSVRFVGVEAARPAPGVLAAIEQADVVVLPPSNPVVSLGPILAVRGVRDAVGARRPAVVGVSGIVGGAPLAGMADKLMPAVGLEVTAAGAATAYEGLLGAWVIDERDRALAARIEATGIRVVVTDTVMRDDEAAERLASVVLDVAR, from the coding sequence ATGAAGGTTGCGGCGCTCGCCGGAGGCATCGGCGCGGGGAGGTTCCTGCGCGGCATGGCACGCGTCGTGCCCGGCGACGACCTGACCGTCATCCTCAACGTGGCTGACGACATCGTCGTACACGGGCTGCACGTGAGCCCCGACCCCGACTCCGTGACGTACTGGCTCGGCGACGCGTTCGATCGCGAGCGCGGATGGGGTCGACGCGACGAATCCTTCCGAGCGACCGATGAGTTGCGGGCGTTCGGCGCCCCGGACGCGTGGTTCAACCTCGGCGATCTCGACCTCGCGGCCCACGTGCTGCGAAGCTCGATGCTGCGACAAGGCGCGACGATGTCACAAGTCGTCGCGCGCGTGGCGGAGCGCTTCGGCGTCGGCGCCCGGCTGTTGCCCGTCACCGACGATCGCGTCGAGACCCGGATCGACGCCGTCGACGCCCGGACCGGCGAGCGACTCGACCTGCACTTCCAGGAATACTGGGTGCAGCGCCGTGCCGCTGACGCGGTCAAGTCCGTGCGGTTCGTGGGCGTCGAGGCTGCACGTCCCGCCCCGGGGGTGCTCGCGGCGATCGAGCAGGCCGACGTGGTGGTTCTTCCGCCGTCGAACCCGGTCGTCTCGCTCGGGCCGATCCTCGCGGTGCGGGGCGTGCGTGATGCTGTCGGGGCTCGCCGCCCGGCAGTCGTCGGCGTGAGCGGGATCGTCGGCGGGGCGCCACTCGCGGGCATGGCCGACAAGCTGATGCCGGCCGTGGGCCTGGAGGTCACCGCCGCCGGTGCCGCGACGGCGTACGAAGGCCTGCTCGGCGCGTGGGTCATCGACGAGCGCGATCGCGCGCTGGCGGCTCGGATCGAAGCCACCGGGATACGGGTCGTCGTCACCGACACCGTGATGCGCGACGACGAGGCCGCCGAGCGCCTCGCCTCGGTGGTGCTGGACGTCGCGCGGTGA
- a CDS encoding bifunctional FO biosynthesis protein CofGH: MPQAPAPPSGQQLRRALVRAERGVALSLDETVALLGARGPELDRLLAVAARLRDLGHGDVVTYSRKVFIPLTMLCRDRCHYCVFAKAPAKLEAPFLTPEEVVSIARTGAEAGCKEALFTLGDRPEDRYEVARDWLDERGFDSTLDYLRAVAIRVIEETGLLPHLNPGVMSYEEIARLKHVSASMGMMLETASPRLSAKGGPHHRSPDKVPAVRLRTIEDAGRLAVPFTTGILVGIGETDRERAEALFEIRDLHRRYRHVQEVIVQNFRAKPGTAMRSSAEPGDEEFLAAVATARVVLGPRMHVQAPPNLSDPAQRLRLLDAGIDDWGGVSPITPDHVNPEKPWPSIDGLRETTAARGKTLLERLTVYPEFAAKPDPFLAGKMRAPVTRLLGGDGRANEGQRPAPIRWQDPDVRWKPRTIALTFSKVAGAGLREDADAVYGEADLPATTAQWRRHRVAPTRLEGEIRSALTKASAHRALSDEEALALFRAEGGALDALCRVADDLRAEAVGDDVTYVINRNINFTNVCYVGCRFCAFAQREVDEESYTLTLTEVADRAEEAWDRGATEVCMQGGIHPDLPGSFYLDVVDAVKRRTPSMHVHAFSPMEILNGATKLDVSFAEFLSEARAHGLDTIPGTAAEILDDEVRWVLTKGKLPAATWEQIVRTAHGLGIRSSSTIMFGHVDAPPHWVAHIRRIGRIQADTGGFTEFVPLPFVHQHAPIYLSGKARPGATFEENLRMHAVARILLDGLIPNIQVSWVKLGVDACRSILRAGANDFGGTLMEETISRMAGAEWGIEMTPEQFDDAIRAIGRTPAVRTTTYDAIRRKARQAS, translated from the coding sequence ATGCCCCAGGCACCCGCCCCGCCCAGCGGCCAGCAGCTGCGCCGGGCCCTGGTGCGAGCGGAGCGGGGCGTGGCGCTGAGCCTCGACGAGACCGTCGCGTTGCTCGGCGCGAGGGGTCCGGAGCTCGACCGGCTGCTCGCGGTCGCCGCGCGGCTGCGCGACCTGGGGCACGGCGATGTCGTCACCTACTCCCGCAAGGTGTTCATCCCACTCACGATGCTGTGCCGGGACCGCTGCCACTACTGCGTGTTCGCGAAGGCGCCCGCGAAGCTGGAAGCGCCGTTCCTCACGCCGGAGGAGGTCGTATCGATCGCACGGACCGGCGCCGAGGCCGGTTGTAAGGAGGCGCTCTTCACGCTCGGCGACCGGCCCGAGGACCGCTACGAGGTCGCCCGCGACTGGCTCGACGAGCGCGGCTTCGACTCGACGCTCGACTACCTGCGCGCGGTGGCGATCCGCGTGATCGAGGAGACGGGCCTGCTGCCGCACCTCAACCCTGGCGTCATGAGCTACGAGGAGATCGCGCGGCTGAAGCACGTGAGCGCCTCGATGGGCATGATGCTCGAGACCGCGAGCCCCCGTCTGTCCGCGAAGGGCGGCCCGCATCACCGATCGCCGGACAAGGTGCCGGCCGTGCGGCTGCGCACGATCGAGGATGCCGGCCGGCTCGCCGTGCCGTTCACGACAGGCATCCTCGTCGGCATCGGCGAGACCGATCGGGAGCGCGCCGAGGCGCTGTTCGAGATCCGCGACCTGCACCGGCGCTACCGGCACGTGCAGGAGGTGATCGTGCAGAACTTCCGTGCGAAGCCCGGCACGGCGATGCGATCCTCGGCCGAGCCCGGCGACGAGGAGTTCCTCGCCGCCGTCGCCACCGCCCGTGTCGTGCTCGGGCCACGCATGCACGTGCAGGCTCCGCCGAACCTCTCCGACCCTGCTCAGCGTCTCCGTCTGCTCGATGCCGGCATCGACGATTGGGGCGGCGTCTCGCCGATCACCCCTGACCACGTGAACCCCGAGAAGCCCTGGCCGTCGATCGATGGGCTGCGCGAGACGACGGCCGCCCGTGGCAAGACGCTCCTCGAACGCCTGACCGTGTACCCGGAGTTCGCCGCGAAGCCGGACCCGTTCCTGGCTGGGAAGATGCGCGCCCCGGTGACGAGGCTGCTCGGCGGCGACGGACGCGCGAACGAGGGGCAGCGCCCCGCGCCGATCCGGTGGCAGGACCCCGACGTGCGATGGAAGCCGCGCACGATCGCGCTCACGTTCTCGAAGGTGGCCGGCGCAGGCCTGCGCGAGGATGCCGACGCCGTGTACGGGGAAGCGGATCTGCCGGCCACGACGGCGCAATGGAGACGCCACCGGGTCGCGCCCACACGGCTCGAGGGCGAGATCCGGTCCGCGCTGACGAAGGCGTCAGCCCATCGTGCGCTCTCCGATGAGGAAGCGCTCGCCTTGTTCCGCGCCGAGGGGGGCGCGCTCGACGCGCTGTGCCGGGTCGCCGACGACCTTCGTGCCGAGGCGGTGGGTGACGACGTCACGTACGTGATCAACCGGAACATCAACTTCACGAACGTGTGCTACGTGGGGTGCCGCTTCTGCGCGTTCGCACAGCGCGAGGTCGACGAGGAGTCGTACACGCTCACCCTGACGGAGGTCGCAGACCGCGCCGAGGAAGCCTGGGACCGCGGCGCCACCGAGGTCTGCATGCAGGGAGGCATCCATCCCGACCTCCCCGGCTCCTTCTATCTCGACGTGGTCGACGCCGTGAAACGCCGGACCCCGTCGATGCACGTGCACGCGTTCAGCCCGATGGAGATCCTCAACGGGGCGACGAAGCTCGACGTGTCGTTCGCCGAGTTCCTCTCGGAAGCGAGGGCTCACGGCCTCGACACGATCCCGGGCACGGCGGCCGAGATCCTCGACGATGAGGTGCGTTGGGTGCTGACGAAGGGCAAGCTCCCGGCTGCGACATGGGAGCAGATCGTCCGCACCGCACACGGTCTCGGCATCCGCAGCTCGAGCACGATCATGTTCGGTCACGTCGATGCGCCGCCGCACTGGGTGGCGCACATCCGGCGCATCGGTCGCATCCAGGCCGACACGGGGGGATTCACGGAGTTCGTACCGCTGCCGTTCGTGCACCAACATGCCCCGATCTACCTGTCCGGCAAGGCGCGCCCGGGGGCGACGTTCGAGGAGAACCTGCGGATGCACGCGGTTGCCCGCATCCTGCTCGACGGACTGATCCCGAACATCCAAGTCTCGTGGGTGAAACTCGGTGTCGACGCGTGCCGCTCGATCCTGCGTGCGGGCGCCAACGACTTCGGCGGCACGCTGATGGAGGAGACGATCAGTCGCATGGCGGGCGCGGAGTGGGGGATCGAGATGACGCCCGAACAGTTCGACGACGCGATCCGCGCGATCGGGCGCACGCCGGCGGTCCGTACGACGACGTACGACGCCATCCGCCGGAAAGCACGTCAGGCATCCTGA
- a CDS encoding WhiB family transcriptional regulator, giving the protein MHHYIPWQERARCREYDPEIFFPEKGGSSREAKRICSECPVRIECLNYALRRDERYGVWGGMSERERRRLKRMAS; this is encoded by the coding sequence GTGCATCACTACATCCCTTGGCAAGAGCGAGCGCGGTGTCGCGAATACGACCCGGAGATCTTCTTCCCCGAGAAGGGAGGCTCATCGAGGGAGGCCAAGCGGATCTGCAGCGAGTGTCCCGTGCGCATCGAGTGCCTGAACTACGCCCTCCGTCGTGACGAGCGTTACGGCGTGTGGGGAGGCATGAGCGAACGGGAACGCCGACGCCTGAAGCGCATGGCGTCCTGA
- a CDS encoding glycosyltransferase family 2 protein, whose translation MTQSPAATPERTPTVLVVLVARDAAAWLRETIAALAAQSYPRMAVLGVDDGSDDDTRQILEQALGERRVIALPDPGGLAPAFREAMEQPAASEADLILLLHDDAALDPDAVQRLVEAAVGIRGLDEVGIVGCKVVDWDEPRRLLDVGRSADIFGHAYTPLQPDEIDQGQFDRVLEVLCVSSSAMLIARAAWKRAGLLDERLDTEHQGLDLCWRVRLAGFRVVMMPLARVRHREVTRSREHARRSRRHSMRYEEDRAAIATMAKNYGLISLFWVTPLALLLGLVRLLFLTLARRFEEAYDVLSAWGWNAAHVGGTLSRRRRIQRERRVKDRTVRRFMETAGVRLPRWFQTAERILVEQREIDERDEDETTSRRLRDRTASLVGSHPVIVGSFLGIVVGAVTIRFLFGADALAGGVLPAFPAGPDGFWAELVSAYRTTPLGGTLAASPALGALGGLSWLMLGSASLAQKVVLAGAPVLAAILTYRAAIRLTGRPGPSVLASGVYVLCGLTLWSFSQGRLDLLVALAVLPAIFERIETAFGPDEPQGGRRRFAAGVGVTLAVLVAFLPGALLAVGVLVVVQLVAGSSRARGLASMALASAIAAVLLFPFVPTLAAGGGAALVSQIGTSDLSQLARLAPGDGPGTWVVALFLPVAALLSFALVGAELRGRAVRAVLVVLVALALSWLSAAWWVPAPLSNPLAYLAVAAVGEVMLVAYGVSSAVTGLGREAFGMRQILTAMLAVVIGGGLLLQSIAALVGGWAVGGPEQVPAAWSVLESTAKGDFRVLWVGSHTNDPFPAPGGDPSGLAESGRATLRYGLTGRDGTVAIDLARPSVGPGPDHLREALDEILAGTTRHGGALLAPFGVRFVIAADDDVPPQAQALLDAQVDLDLVPAAGLVVYRNARAISPAAVLEDDPLSVEAMRSSDPPDVVRASLRRGSPLAQVMGGWEGGEGSGPVYVSTEFQGAWQLEGSEDEPLTAFGWATGFETQQAPVAVRYGSQLPATIQVWLLGLVWAVALWVTRKPVAR comes from the coding sequence ATGACCCAGTCCCCAGCCGCCACGCCCGAGCGCACGCCCACCGTCCTCGTCGTCCTGGTGGCCCGTGACGCAGCCGCCTGGCTCCGCGAGACCATCGCGGCGCTCGCCGCTCAGTCGTACCCACGCATGGCCGTGCTCGGCGTCGACGACGGATCCGACGACGACACGCGGCAGATCCTGGAGCAGGCCCTCGGTGAGCGCCGGGTGATCGCGCTGCCCGATCCAGGCGGCCTCGCGCCCGCGTTCCGCGAGGCCATGGAGCAGCCCGCCGCGTCCGAGGCCGACCTCATCCTGCTGCTCCACGACGACGCCGCGCTCGACCCCGACGCCGTGCAGCGACTCGTCGAGGCCGCTGTGGGCATCCGTGGTCTCGACGAGGTGGGCATCGTCGGATGCAAGGTCGTCGACTGGGACGAGCCCCGCCGTCTGCTCGACGTCGGTCGCTCCGCCGACATCTTCGGCCACGCGTACACGCCGCTGCAGCCCGACGAGATCGACCAGGGCCAGTTCGACCGGGTCCTCGAGGTCCTGTGCGTGTCGTCGTCGGCGATGCTCATCGCGAGAGCGGCGTGGAAGCGCGCCGGCCTGCTCGACGAACGACTCGACACCGAGCACCAGGGACTCGATCTGTGCTGGCGGGTGCGTCTGGCGGGGTTCCGTGTGGTGATGATGCCGTTGGCGCGGGTCCGCCATCGCGAGGTCACGCGCTCCCGCGAACACGCGCGGCGCTCGCGACGTCACAGCATGCGATACGAAGAGGACCGAGCCGCGATCGCCACGATGGCGAAGAACTACGGCCTGATCTCACTGTTCTGGGTCACGCCGTTGGCGCTGCTGCTCGGGCTCGTCCGACTGCTCTTCCTGACGCTGGCGCGACGGTTCGAGGAGGCCTACGACGTGCTCTCCGCGTGGGGCTGGAACGCCGCGCATGTCGGGGGCACGCTCTCCCGCCGCCGGCGCATCCAGCGCGAGCGCCGGGTCAAGGACCGCACGGTCCGTCGCTTCATGGAGACCGCGGGGGTCCGACTGCCCCGGTGGTTCCAGACGGCGGAACGCATCCTCGTGGAACAGCGCGAGATCGACGAGCGCGACGAGGACGAGACGACGTCCCGTCGGCTCCGCGACCGCACCGCGTCGCTCGTCGGATCGCACCCCGTGATCGTCGGCTCGTTCCTGGGGATCGTGGTCGGCGCCGTCACGATCCGCTTCCTCTTCGGAGCAGACGCGTTGGCGGGCGGGGTGTTACCGGCCTTCCCGGCGGGTCCCGACGGGTTCTGGGCCGAGCTGGTCTCCGCCTACCGGACGACACCGTTGGGGGGCACGCTCGCCGCAAGTCCTGCCTTGGGGGCGCTCGGGGGTTTGTCGTGGCTGATGCTCGGCAGCGCTTCGCTCGCGCAGAAGGTGGTGCTCGCCGGAGCCCCGGTGTTGGCGGCGATCCTGACCTACCGCGCGGCGATTCGGCTCACGGGGCGACCCGGCCCGTCCGTGCTGGCCTCCGGGGTGTACGTGCTCTGCGGTCTCACGCTGTGGTCCTTCTCCCAGGGGCGCCTCGATCTCCTCGTGGCGCTCGCGGTCCTGCCGGCGATCTTCGAGCGGATCGAAACCGCGTTCGGGCCCGACGAGCCGCAGGGCGGGCGACGGCGATTCGCCGCGGGTGTGGGGGTCACCCTCGCCGTGCTGGTGGCGTTCCTGCCGGGCGCGTTGCTCGCCGTCGGCGTGCTCGTCGTGGTCCAACTGGTCGCCGGCTCGTCCCGCGCCCGCGGCCTCGCCTCGATGGCGCTCGCATCCGCGATCGCCGCCGTGCTGCTCTTCCCGTTCGTGCCGACGCTCGCGGCGGGCGGAGGAGCTGCGCTGGTATCACAGATCGGCACCTCGGACCTGTCGCAGCTGGCGCGGCTAGCGCCGGGTGACGGGCCCGGCACGTGGGTCGTGGCCCTCTTCCTGCCGGTGGCCGCACTCTTGTCGTTCGCCTTGGTGGGCGCCGAGCTCCGTGGACGGGCGGTCCGCGCGGTGCTGGTGGTCCTGGTCGCCCTGGCGTTGTCGTGGCTCTCCGCCGCGTGGTGGGTTCCGGCGCCGTTGTCCAACCCGCTCGCGTATCTCGCCGTCGCCGCCGTCGGGGAAGTGATGCTGGTCGCGTACGGTGTCTCCTCGGCCGTGACCGGCCTCGGCCGCGAGGCGTTCGGCATGCGCCAGATCCTGACCGCGATGCTCGCGGTCGTGATCGGCGGCGGTCTCCTGCTCCAGTCGATCGCGGCGCTCGTGGGCGGATGGGCGGTCGGCGGTCCCGAGCAGGTGCCGGCGGCGTGGTCCGTGCTCGAGAGCACCGCGAAGGGCGACTTCAGGGTGCTGTGGGTGGGCTCCCACACGAACGATCCCTTCCCCGCGCCCGGCGGCGACCCCTCGGGACTGGCCGAGTCGGGTCGGGCCACCCTGCGTTACGGGCTCACCGGTCGCGACGGCACGGTTGCGATCGACCTCGCGCGTCCCTCGGTCGGCCCGGGCCCCGATCACCTCAGGGAAGCGCTCGACGAGATCCTCGCAGGGACGACCCGCCACGGGGGGGCGCTGTTGGCCCCCTTCGGCGTGCGGTTCGTGATCGCCGCCGACGACGACGTGCCCCCGCAAGCGCAGGCGCTGCTCGACGCCCAGGTCGACCTCGACCTCGTGCCGGCTGCCGGTCTCGTCGTCTACCGCAACGCGCGGGCGATCTCGCCCGCGGCGGTGCTCGAGGACGACCCCCTCTCGGTCGAGGCGATGCGATCATCCGATCCACCTGATGTCGTGCGCGCGTCTCTGCGTCGAGGGTCCCCCCTCGCGCAGGTGATGGGGGGCTGGGAAGGAGGCGAGGGCTCGGGGCCGGTCTACGTCTCGACGGAGTTCCAGGGTGCCTGGCAGCTGGAGGGCTCCGAGGACGAGCCCCTCACGGCGTTCGGTTGGGCGACCGGGTTCGAGACGCAGCAAGCACCGGTGGCCGTGCGGTACGGGTCCCAGTTGCCCGCCACGATCCAAGTGTGGCTCCTCGGGCTCGTGTGGGCCGTCGCCCTCTGGGTCACGAGGAAGCCAGTGGCGCGATGA
- a CDS encoding DUF5719 family protein: protein MRARGQGVLSLVVAGIVALGVVTFDRLGEREPAGSAGGSATSATWLCPHGGGKAYEGTVFLANPGEVEVSARVSELSDDGAEGSSEVRVPPRSQVEVVVDASDRSSSTFVETFGGWLAAGWLIRGAEGEVGIGAEPCVAEAGRGWVTAAASTDEGDDAFLVVMNPFDTDAVFDVALFAADRAPVRDSELTDVTLRPRRSTAIRLNDFAQGELGLGVSVEVSSGRLAASSLVVSEGRGIWSVIASAAPGQRQLMLTSTGSGRSVLNVAVPTVRTDPDGVTPLPPGQFGSTFAAILRSEAPPQPAGGLAEQPQEPESAAAYPLTTTGPSAVDLSVREGAAVVSALRTIGAGNDGGATAGSTGPATSWVVTPTVAGDPARPGLLVLNPGQSQASVSITGLPAEEEGSAESTTISVPPGSVAGVPREFLDRVGGASLLVISDGVPVVALGASTSLGNEGLSVYGLAAGLPIVEPGTA from the coding sequence ATGAGAGCCCGGGGGCAGGGTGTGTTGTCCCTCGTGGTCGCCGGCATCGTGGCGCTCGGCGTGGTCACGTTCGATCGCCTCGGTGAGCGCGAGCCGGCGGGATCCGCGGGAGGATCCGCGACGTCGGCTACCTGGCTGTGTCCCCACGGCGGCGGGAAGGCTTACGAGGGCACGGTCTTCCTGGCGAACCCTGGCGAGGTCGAGGTCTCGGCCCGGGTGAGCGAGCTCTCCGACGACGGCGCCGAGGGGTCGTCGGAGGTCCGCGTCCCGCCGCGCTCCCAGGTCGAGGTCGTCGTCGACGCCTCCGATCGATCTTCGTCGACGTTCGTCGAGACGTTCGGCGGCTGGCTGGCGGCGGGGTGGCTGATCCGAGGAGCCGAGGGCGAGGTGGGCATCGGCGCCGAACCGTGCGTCGCCGAGGCGGGACGGGGCTGGGTCACCGCGGCCGCCTCGACGGACGAAGGCGACGACGCCTTCCTCGTCGTCATGAACCCGTTCGACACCGACGCGGTGTTCGACGTCGCTCTGTTCGCGGCCGATCGAGCGCCTGTGCGCGACTCCGAGCTCACCGACGTCACGCTTCGGCCGCGAAGGAGCACGGCGATACGACTGAACGACTTCGCGCAGGGCGAGCTGGGGCTCGGCGTGTCGGTCGAGGTCTCCTCGGGCAGGCTCGCTGCATCATCGCTCGTCGTCTCCGAGGGCCGCGGCATCTGGAGCGTGATCGCTTCCGCGGCACCAGGTCAGCGGCAACTGATGCTCACCTCCACGGGGTCGGGCCGGTCCGTGCTGAACGTCGCGGTGCCCACGGTGAGGACCGACCCCGACGGCGTGACCCCGCTGCCTCCGGGGCAGTTCGGCTCGACGTTCGCCGCGATCCTACGGTCGGAGGCGCCTCCGCAGCCCGCGGGCGGACTGGCCGAGCAGCCGCAGGAACCGGAGTCGGCGGCGGCCTACCCGCTCACGACGACCGGTCCGTCGGCGGTCGATCTCTCCGTCCGTGAGGGCGCAGCTGTCGTGTCGGCGCTGCGCACGATCGGCGCGGGCAACGACGGTGGTGCGACCGCCGGGTCGACCGGCCCTGCGACGTCGTGGGTGGTCACGCCCACGGTGGCGGGAGATCCCGCCCGCCCCGGGTTGCTCGTGCTGAACCCTGGACAGTCGCAGGCGTCGGTCTCGATCACAGGCCTCCCCGCCGAAGAGGAGGGGTCGGCCGAGTCCACCACGATCTCGGTCCCCCCGGGGTCGGTCGCGGGGGTGCCCCGCGAGTTCCTCGACCGTGTGGGCGGCGCCTCGTTGCTCGTCATCAGCGACGGCGTGCCGGTCGTCGCGCTCGGTGCGTCCACGTCGCTGGGCAACGAGGGGCTGTCCGTCTACGGTCTGGCCGCGGGGCTGCCGATAGTGGAACCGGGAACAGCCTGA